The following are encoded in a window of Flavobacterium psychrotrophum genomic DNA:
- a CDS encoding porin family protein, whose protein sequence is MKKIFLAAAMLLGVMTTQAQGIDFGIKAGANFANFNGNDVDTEGITSWHAGAVLELNIVPTFSVQAEALYSSIGAKVKGGDDINLDYVSVPVLAKFYILPEKVSIVAGPQFSFLTKDTEDLKAKSTDIGLAGGLEAKIIAGLFVQARYVIGLTKVADGAYASDAKNGVFQLSVGYNIF, encoded by the coding sequence ATGAAAAAGATCTTTTTAGCAGCAGCAATGCTTTTGGGCGTCATGACAACACAGGCGCAGGGTATTGATTTTGGTATCAAAGCAGGTGCCAACTTCGCAAATTTTAACGGTAACGACGTAGATACCGAAGGCATAACAAGCTGGCATGCCGGTGCAGTGCTTGAACTTAACATCGTACCTACATTCTCTGTACAGGCTGAGGCGCTTTACTCTTCAATTGGAGCTAAGGTAAAAGGTGGAGATGATATTAACCTTGATTATGTTAGTGTACCGGTACTGGCTAAGTTTTATATACTGCCAGAGAAAGTAAGTATTGTAGCTGGTCCACAATTCTCATTTCTTACTAAGGATACAGAAGATCTTAAAGCTAAAAGTACTGATATAGGGCTTGCCGGTGGTCTTGAAGCAAAAATTATAGCAGGGCTTTTTGTACAGGCACGTTATGTAATTGGCCTTACTAAAGTAGCCGATGGTGCTTATGCCAGCGATGCTAAGAACGGAGTGTTCCAACTGTCTGTTGGGTACAACATATTCTAA
- the aroQ gene encoding type II 3-dehydroquinate dehydratase, protein MKIIIINGPNLNLLGKREPEVYGGRSFEDYFAELQQKFPGVKLSYYQSNIEGEIITKIQDTGFDHDGIILNAGAYTHTSIGIADAVKAVTTPVIEVHISNTFSRESFRHQSYLSPVCAGVIIGFGLKSYELALQSFIYET, encoded by the coding sequence ATGAAGATCATTATTATTAACGGCCCTAACCTTAACCTGCTGGGTAAAAGAGAACCGGAAGTATATGGCGGCCGCAGCTTTGAAGACTATTTTGCCGAATTACAGCAAAAATTTCCGGGTGTAAAACTGTCGTACTATCAAAGCAATATTGAGGGCGAAATTATTACTAAAATACAGGACACCGGTTTTGACCACGATGGCATCATACTAAATGCCGGTGCTTATACACATACCTCTATCGGCATAGCCGATGCCGTAAAAGCAGTAACCACACCGGTTATTGAAGTACACATATCAAATACGTTTTCTCGCGAAAGCTTTAGGCACCAGTCTTACCTATCGCCTGTTTGTGCGGGGGTTATTATTGGATTTGGACTAAAAAGCTATGAGTTAGCTTTACAATCATTTATATACGAAACATGA
- a CDS encoding porin family protein — MNKFLLTVAALICGITMQAQFGVKGGLNFSNFRGDASDDFNVVTNWHLGVVYESEITNFLSVQPELLYSVMGAEINDNKVKLGYFSVPVMLKIYPTEGFNIQLGPQFGMLINESDNFKSFESNTFDFGLAAGLEFFLTNNLFIQARYYSGSKKVSDNVDIKNTAVTASIGLMF, encoded by the coding sequence ATGAATAAATTTTTACTTACAGTGGCCGCACTTATTTGCGGTATTACTATGCAGGCGCAGTTTGGCGTAAAGGGAGGATTAAATTTTTCAAACTTCCGAGGAGATGCGTCTGATGATTTTAATGTAGTTACCAACTGGCACCTTGGTGTAGTTTATGAAAGTGAAATTACAAACTTTTTGAGTGTACAACCCGAACTACTATATAGCGTGATGGGTGCCGAAATTAATGACAATAAAGTAAAGCTGGGCTATTTTAGTGTACCGGTTATGCTTAAGATATACCCTACCGAAGGATTTAATATTCAGCTGGGGCCACAATTTGGGATGCTGATTAATGAAAGTGATAACTTTAAGAGCTTTGAAAGTAATACATTCGACTTTGGGCTTGCCGCCGGGCTTGAGTTCTTTCTGACAAACAACCTGTTTATACAGGCAAGATACTATAGCGGAAGCAAAAAGGTATCTGATAACGTAGATATTAAAAATACAGCCGTAACGGCCTCTATAGGATTAATGTTCTAA
- the sucC gene encoding ADP-forming succinate--CoA ligase subunit beta — protein sequence MNLHEYQGKEILASHGVRVQRGIVANSPAEAVAAAKELTAETGTSWYVVKAQVHAGGRGKGGGVKLAKNLQQVEEIAGQIIGMDLVTPQTPPAGKRVHKVLIAEDVYYPGESETSEFYVSVLLNRGAGRNMIMYSTEGGMDIEEVAEHTPDRIFTEEVDPAVGLQGFQARRIAFNLGLSGNAHKEMVAFIGSLYKAYITSDASMFEINPVLKTSDNKILAVDAKVVLDDNALYRQKKYAEMRDVLEENPIEVEAKEVGLNYVDLDGTVGCMVNGAGLAMATMDLIKYAGFEPANFLDVGGTADAKRVETAFRIILKDPNVKAILINIFGGIVRCDRVAQGVVDAYQNMGDAIKVPIIVRLQGTNADIAKELIDNSGMPILSAVQFQEAADQVKAALA from the coding sequence ATGAATTTACACGAATATCAGGGAAAAGAAATACTTGCCAGCCACGGTGTACGCGTGCAGCGCGGTATTGTAGCAAACAGCCCCGCTGAAGCTGTTGCTGCGGCTAAAGAGCTTACTGCTGAAACAGGTACAAGTTGGTATGTTGTTAAAGCACAGGTACATGCCGGAGGCCGCGGTAAAGGTGGTGGCGTAAAGCTTGCTAAAAACCTGCAACAGGTAGAGGAAATTGCCGGACAAATTATTGGTATGGACCTTGTAACTCCACAAACACCTCCTGCAGGTAAAAGGGTACATAAAGTACTTATTGCTGAGGATGTTTACTACCCGGGAGAAAGTGAAACTTCAGAATTTTATGTATCTGTACTTCTAAACAGGGGTGCCGGCCGTAACATGATCATGTATTCTACCGAAGGTGGTATGGATATCGAAGAAGTTGCAGAGCACACTCCGGATCGTATTTTTACAGAAGAGGTAGACCCGGCTGTAGGCCTTCAGGGCTTCCAGGCAAGAAGAATTGCTTTTAACCTTGGCCTTAGCGGTAACGCACACAAAGAAATGGTTGCCTTTATAGGTTCTCTTTACAAAGCTTATATTACAAGTGATGCTTCTATGTTTGAGATCAACCCGGTTCTTAAAACATCAGACAATAAAATACTTGCTGTAGATGCTAAAGTTGTACTTGACGACAACGCACTTTACCGCCAGAAGAAATATGCAGAAATGCGCGACGTACTTGAGGAGAACCCTATAGAAGTTGAAGCTAAAGAAGTTGGCCTTAACTATGTAGACCTTGATGGTACTGTAGGCTGTATGGTAAACGGTGCAGGACTTGCTATGGCAACTATGGACCTTATTAAATATGCAGGCTTTGAGCCGGCTAACTTCCTTGATGTGGGTGGTACTGCAGATGCTAAGAGGGTAGAAACGGCTTTCCGTATCATCCTTAAAGATCCTAACGTTAAAGCTATCCTTATCAACATCTTTGGTGGTATCGTTCGTTGCGACCGTGTAGCACAAGGTGTTGTAGATGCGTACCAAAACATGGGCGACGCTATTAAAGTGCCTATCATTGTACGTCTTCAGGGTACTAACGCTGATATTGCAAAAGAGCTTATCGATAACTCTGGTATGCCTATCCTTTCTGCAGTGCAGTTTCAGGAAGCAGCAGACCAGGTTAAGGCTGCCCTTGCTTAA